The sequence GCTTAGATAAGCACGACGATGAAGTAATTGCAGTATTCGATCTGGGTGGAGGGACTTTTGATATTTCTATACTGCATATTGGTGAAGGAGTCTTTGAAGTCAAATCTACAAATGGGGATACGCATCTAGGAGGCGATGATTTTGATCAAAAAATCATTGAATGGCTAGCAGATGAATTTAAAAAGGATCAAGGAATTGATCTTAGGGATGACAGGATGGCGCTCCAGAGGTTAAAAGAGGCCGCAGAAAGAGCAAAAATTGAGCTCTCAACACTGCAACAAGCTGAGATCAATTTGCCCTTTATCACTGCTGATGCGTCTGGACCAAAGCACCTTACAACCAATCTTTCGCGTGCCAAGCTCGAACAATTGTGCGCCGATCTAGTAAAAAGAACTGTCGGTCCATGCCAGCAGGCATTAAAAGATGCAGGCTTGGCAACGTCTGATGTCGCAGAGGTAGTTCTTGTTGGGGGAATGACAAGAATGCCAGCGGTAATCGAAAAAGCAAAAGAACTTTTCGGAAAAGACCCTAATAAAGGAGTCAATCCTGACGAAGTTGTTGCGGTAGGTGCCGCTATTCAAGCTGGGGTGCTTCAAGGAGACGTCAAAGACGTGCTCCTCCTTGACGTAACCCCCTTAACTTTAGGGATTGAAACATTGGGCGGAGTTGCAACACCTTTGATTAAACGCAATACCACCATTCCCACATCTCATACAGAGGTTTTTTCTACAGCAGCTGATGGTCAAACAGCCGTCAGTATCCGAGTACTACAGGGAGAAAGGACAATGGCTGAAGAAAATAAAACCCAAGGTCAATTTGACCTCGACGGAATCGCCCCTGCTCCTAGAGGTGTCCCTCAAATTGATGTAACTTTTGACATCGATGCCAATGGAATACTTAACGTCTCAGCAAAAGATAAAGCCACAGGTAAAGAGCAAAGCATCACCATAACTGCAAGTTCTGGACTCGCGAGAGAAGAAATCGACCAGTTAGTTAAAGAAGCTGAAGAGCATGCCGAAGAAGATGCTTTACGGCGCGAACTAATTGAAGCACGCAATCTTGCGGATAATAGTGTTTATCAGGCTGAAAAAATGATGTCTGAGCACGGTGAGAAAGTATCAGAGGACATAAAAACTGAAATAGAAACCAAAATTGCTGAATTAAAGGCAGTTCTCGCTAATGAAACTTCAGACTCGCAGACTCTACGGTCTTCAGCTGAAGACCTCGCTCATTCATTGCAAAAAATAGGCGAAGCCATGTACTCTCAATCAGCAGAAGACCCCATAGAAACCGATCCTGTTAACGATAATGAAGGAGCAGATGATGAGGGTACAGTTGATGGAGAATATAGAGAGGTATAAGAAGAAAAATGCCAGAATCATTTTCTACTCTGGCAACATGATCTAATTCAATAGTGCCTTCTCAAAAACAATATTCCCTATTGTGTAGAGATATGTAGTTGCCCTCATGCCTAACTATCATTACCATCATTTTCGTATCTATTGTTCGTCCTCTTAGGGCAATTATGTCAAACATAAGAATTGAAGTTCCTGAAGTCGTAGTTGAACGTTTACCTCAATATTTACGAGCGTTATCGAATCTTTCTGAGTCCCGTATAGAAGTTATAAATTCGCAAGAATTAGGAGATCTTCTCCAGGTCACACCTGCGCAAATCCGCAAAGATTTTAGTTATTTTGGCAAGTTTGGAAAGCAGGGTAGTGGCTACGATATAAAACATCTACTAAAGCAACTACGACAGATCTTGGGACTACATAAATCATGGAACGTTGCAGTGGTTGGTGTAGGTAGATTGGGCAGATCGATCATAAGTTACCCAGGATTTCAGCCCCAAGGGTTCCGTGTGGTATGTGCATTTGAGTCAAACACTAAATTAATTGGGCAGGTTGCTGGAGGGTTGCTTGTGCATGACTTTGCTAATTTCAAAGAAGTTGCACAGTCAGAGATGGTAAAGATTGCAATCGTTGCAGTACCAGCTAATGCAGCACAGGATGTAATCGACCAACTAGTAGAATCCGATATCCGTGCAATTCTAAACTATGCTCCGAAGCCAGCTATTGTTCCACCAAACGTAAAAATTAGAAACGTCGACCCTGTCATATCTTTGCAGTCAATGACCTACTATTTGAACGAACAGGACTAGAGATTCTTAGGCCCTTACTCATTCAGTTGCAGTAACTTCTATTAATGCGGCAACATGATCAGCTTGAACGTCCAAAAATCCACTATTTATATAAAGCTTTTGTACATCTGAGCCAGTTCCAGTTGTGCGGTAACGTAATTCGCCTGCCTGCAATACTGTTATTAATGTTGCATGCTTGGGCAAAATTCCTAATTGACCATCAATACCCGGAGCTACTAGGGATTCGACTTCTCCCTCAAATATAATTTTTTCTGCAGCAATAATCTCTAATCGAAGAGCCATAGTTAACCCCGAGCTCCCGCATTAGCTTTCTGTCGTTCTTC is a genomic window of Dehalococcoidia bacterium containing:
- the dnaK gene encoding molecular chaperone DnaK, encoding MAKVIGIDLGTTNSAVAVMEAGEPTVLENSEGGRTTPSVVAVNPKSGEQYVGMVAKRQAVTNPENTLYSVKRLIGRKYNEIESEKKTLSYETKSGKSGDVLVTMSNRDYTPPEISAKVLQKLKADAETKLGESIGQAVITVPAYFNDSQRQATKDAGEIAGLEVLRIINEPTAASLAYGLDKHDDEVIAVFDLGGGTFDISILHIGEGVFEVKSTNGDTHLGGDDFDQKIIEWLADEFKKDQGIDLRDDRMALQRLKEAAERAKIELSTLQQAEINLPFITADASGPKHLTTNLSRAKLEQLCADLVKRTVGPCQQALKDAGLATSDVAEVVLVGGMTRMPAVIEKAKELFGKDPNKGVNPDEVVAVGAAIQAGVLQGDVKDVLLLDVTPLTLGIETLGGVATPLIKRNTTIPTSHTEVFSTAADGQTAVSIRVLQGERTMAEENKTQGQFDLDGIAPAPRGVPQIDVTFDIDANGILNVSAKDKATGKEQSITITASSGLAREEIDQLVKEAEEHAEEDALRRELIEARNLADNSVYQAEKMMSEHGEKVSEDIKTEIETKIAELKAVLANETSDSQTLRSSAEDLAHSLQKIGEAMYSQSAEDPIETDPVNDNEGADDEGTVDGEYREV
- a CDS encoding redox-sensing transcriptional repressor Rex yields the protein MSNIRIEVPEVVVERLPQYLRALSNLSESRIEVINSQELGDLLQVTPAQIRKDFSYFGKFGKQGSGYDIKHLLKQLRQILGLHKSWNVAVVGVGRLGRSIISYPGFQPQGFRVVCAFESNTKLIGQVAGGLLVHDFANFKEVAQSEMVKIAIVAVPANAAQDVIDQLVESDIRAILNYAPKPAIVPPNVKIRNVDPVISLQSMTYYLNEQD
- the atpC gene encoding ATP synthase F1 subunit epsilon: MALRLEIIAAEKIIFEGEVESLVAPGIDGQLGILPKHATLITVLQAGELRYRTTGTGSDVQKLYINSGFLDVQADHVAALIEVTATE